GGAGCTTCCCTTTACGGATCTCGACGGACACTTGAAACAGATGGAGGCGGGCGGGCTTTCGATCAATTACGTGCCCCTCATCGGCCACAACACCATCCGGGAGAGCGTGATGGGCGGAAAGGCGGCCACCGCATCCGCCGGGGAGCTTTCCCGGATGGCGGAGATGGTGGCGCAGGGGATGGCGCAGGGCGCCTTCGGCCTCTCCACGGGGCTGGTCTACGCCCCGGCCTGCTTCGCCGACAAGGAGGAGCTGGTTGCGCTCTGCCGGATTTCCGCGCGCTACGGCGGCCTTCTCGCCACCCACATGCGGAGCGAGGGAGACGGGCTTCTCGAAGCGATCGAGGAGGTGATCTCGGCGGCGGCTTCCGCGAATCTTCCCCTGCAGATCAGCCACCTGAAAACGGCCGGTAAGCGGAACTGGAAAAAGCTGAACGACGCCATCGCCCTCATCGAGCAGGCGCGCGATCGGGGGCAGGATGTGACCTGTGATCGTTATCCCTACACAGCGTCGAACACCCATCTGAGCGCGCTGGTGCCCGACTGGGTACACGACGGCTCGCTGGAACAGAAGCTGGCCCGCCTGCGCGATCCCGCAGATCGGGCGCGCATCCGTGCCGAGACCCTGGCGGCGCACCCGGAGCCCGTTTACTGGGACCAGATCATGATCAGCCGCGTCGTGACGGAGAAAAACAAGGTTCATGAAGGCCGGACCCTCGCCCAGGCGGCGTTGCGGCGGGGAACGGAGCCGGTGGATGCCATGATGGATCTTCTGGCCGAGGAGAAAATGAACGTCGAAATCCTGATCTTCATGATGAGCGAAGAAAATATGCGGGAAATTTTGCGCAAGCCCTATGTGATGGTGGGCTCCGACGCGGGGGCGCTGACGCATGAGCCGCCGCTGGGGGCGGGGCATCCCCATCCGCGCAATTTCGGCACTTTTCCCGCCGTTATCGGGAATTTGGCGCGGGATGAAAACCTTTTCCCCTTGACGGAGGCCATCCGAAAAATGACGTGGGACCCGTGCCAGCGTCTCGGTATACTGGATCGGGGGCGCATCGCTGCCGGCCTCAAGGCGGACTTGGTTTTGTTTGATCCTGATCGTGTGCGCGACTGTTCGACGTTTGAGCGGCCCATCGCCTACCCGGAGGGAATCGAGATGGTCATAGTCAATGGCACCGCGGTGGTGGAGGATGGTGCCCATACGGGCCGTCGCTCCGGGCGGGCCTTGCGGAAACAGGCGGCCTGAGCGGGAACGGAGGATAGATGGCGGATCTTTACACCACACTGGCGCTGGTCGGCGGAATCGGCCTCTTGTCTATTGCGGGCCTGTGGATTTTCTTCCGCCGCTCCCGGAGCCGGAACGTCTTCCCCGAGGAAACCTGGGATTCTTTCCAGACGGAGGAGGAGGCGGACTCGAACGCCCCCGGCCCCCCGAGGGGGGTCGAGCGCATCGGCGGGGATGTCTTCGCGGCGGAAGAAGG
This DNA window, taken from bacterium, encodes the following:
- a CDS encoding D-aminoacylase, with translation MFDLLFREATVYDGLGEPPHVADVAVAGDRIVAVGLDLPGEARRTVEAAGRALAPGFVDIHGHSDYYLLINPTAEAKVRQGVTTDVGGNCGYAAAPIAGPALEERRRSYKEQFDLELPFTDLDGHLKQMEAGGLSINYVPLIGHNTIRESVMGGKAATASAGELSRMAEMVAQGMAQGAFGLSTGLVYAPACFADKEELVALCRISARYGGLLATHMRSEGDGLLEAIEEVISAAASANLPLQISHLKTAGKRNWKKLNDAIALIEQARDRGQDVTCDRYPYTASNTHLSALVPDWVHDGSLEQKLARLRDPADRARIRAETLAAHPEPVYWDQIMISRVVTEKNKVHEGRTLAQAALRRGTEPVDAMMDLLAEEKMNVEILIFMMSEENMREILRKPYVMVGSDAGALTHEPPLGAGHPHPRNFGTFPAVIGNLARDENLFPLTEAIRKMTWDPCQRLGILDRGRIAAGLKADLVLFDPDRVRDCSTFERPIAYPEGIEMVIVNGTAVVEDGAHTGRRSGRALRKQAA